A genome region from Bacteroides stercoris ATCC 43183 includes the following:
- a CDS encoding Na+/H+ antiporter NhaC family protein, with product MSADTNTSPKQKGGWWSLSPLAVFLCLYLITSLLINDFYKVPITVAFLLSSCYAIAITRGLKLEQRIYQFSVGAGNKNILLMIWIFVLAGAFAQSAKQMGAIDATVNLTLHILPDNLLLAGIFIAACFISLSIGTSVGTIVALTPVAVGLAEKTGIDLPYMTAIVVGGSFFGDNLSFISDTTIASTKTQDCVMRDKFKINFMIVVPAALVVLGIYVIQGLSLSAVPQIYEIEWIKVIPYLIVLGTAITGVNVMVVLLLGIVSTGIIGICTATGVFGVTPAENMNASTAFFDWFGAMGTGITGMGELIIITLLAGGMLETIRYNGGIDFIITRLTRHVTGKRGAEFSIAALVSVANLCTANNTIAIITTGPIAKDIAKRFHLDRRKTASILDTFSCLIQGIIPYGAQMLIAAGLAGISPLSIIGNLYYPFCMGACAVLAILIRYPRRYS from the coding sequence ATGTCCGCAGATACAAATACCTCTCCCAAGCAAAAGGGCGGCTGGTGGTCGCTGAGTCCGTTGGCTGTATTTCTTTGTTTATACCTCATCACATCACTGCTTATAAATGATTTCTATAAAGTGCCGATAACGGTAGCTTTTCTGCTGTCGTCCTGCTACGCCATTGCCATTACGCGGGGACTGAAGCTGGAACAACGCATCTATCAGTTCTCCGTCGGCGCCGGTAACAAGAACATATTGCTGATGATATGGATATTTGTCCTTGCCGGAGCGTTTGCACAAAGCGCCAAACAGATGGGAGCTATCGACGCCACTGTAAACCTGACCCTGCATATCCTGCCGGACAACCTGCTGCTGGCGGGTATTTTCATCGCTGCCTGTTTCATCTCCCTATCCATCGGTACAAGCGTGGGAACAATCGTTGCCCTGACTCCGGTAGCGGTGGGACTGGCAGAGAAAACCGGTATCGACCTGCCTTATATGACAGCCATTGTAGTGGGCGGTTCGTTCTTCGGAGACAATCTTTCCTTCATATCAGACACCACCATTGCATCCACCAAAACGCAGGATTGTGTGATGAGGGACAAGTTCAAAATAAATTTCATGATTGTAGTGCCGGCTGCACTGGTGGTACTGGGCATCTATGTAATTCAGGGACTTTCCTTATCCGCCGTTCCGCAGATATACGAGATTGAATGGATAAAGGTAATCCCCTACCTTATCGTACTGGGTACGGCAATAACCGGAGTCAATGTGATGGTGGTTTTGCTACTTGGCATCGTCTCTACGGGAATCATCGGCATTTGCACGGCAACGGGCGTCTTCGGCGTCACTCCTGCCGAAAACATGAATGCAAGCACCGCTTTCTTTGATTGGTTCGGCGCTATGGGAACAGGTATCACCGGTATGGGCGAACTTATCATCATCACCCTGCTGGCAGGCGGAATGCTGGAAACAATCCGCTACAACGGCGGTATCGACTTTATCATCACCCGCCTCACCCGCCACGTCACAGGCAAGCGGGGTGCGGAATTCAGTATAGCCGCACTGGTGAGTGTAGCCAATCTTTGCACCGCCAACAACACCATTGCCATCATCACCACCGGTCCCATCGCCAAAGACATAGCCAAACGCTTTCACCTGGACCGCCGGAAAACAGCAAGCATACTGGATACATTTTCCTGTCTCATTCAGGGCATTATCCCTTACGGCGCACAAATGCTGATAGCCGCAGGACTGGCGGGCATCTCGCCGCTCAGCATCATAGGCAATCTGTACTACCCGTTCTGCATGGGAGCCTGCGCCGTACTCGCCATATTAATAAGGTATCCGAGAAGATACTCATAG
- a CDS encoding UxaA family hydrolase — METKYLKINSADNVAVAITALPAGEKLIVDGKEIILNEDIPAGHKFALKDFAEGENVIKYGYPIGHARTARKQGDWMNENNIRTNLAGLLEYTYNPTEVKLDIPHKDLTFKGYRRKNGDVGVRNEIWIIPTVGCVNGIVNQLAEGLRRETDGKGVDAIMAFPHNYGCSQLGDDHENTKKILRDMVLHPNAGAVLVVGLGCENNQPDVFREFLGEYDSDRVKFMVTQKVGDEYEEGMKLLRELYAKASKDERVDVPLSELRVGLKCGGSDGFSGITANPLLGMFSDFLIAQGGTSVLTEVPEMFGAETILMNRCRNKELFEETVKLINDFKEYFLSHGEPVGENPSPGNKAGGISTLEDKALGCTQKCGKSYVEGVLPYGERLKVKGLNLLSAPGNDLVAATALASCGCHMVLFTTGRGTPFGTYVPTMKISTNSTLAKNKPGWIDFNAGVILENEPMEKTCERFVDYVIRVASGEFVNNEKKGYKEIAIFKTGVTL; from the coding sequence ATGGAAACAAAGTACCTGAAAATCAACTCGGCCGACAACGTTGCGGTGGCTATCACAGCACTTCCGGCCGGTGAAAAACTCATAGTAGACGGCAAGGAAATCATCCTGAACGAGGATATCCCCGCCGGACATAAATTCGCGCTGAAAGATTTTGCGGAAGGCGAGAATGTAATTAAATACGGTTATCCCATAGGACACGCCCGCACCGCACGGAAACAAGGCGACTGGATGAACGAAAACAACATCAGGACCAATCTTGCCGGACTGCTGGAATATACGTACAACCCCACCGAAGTGAAACTGGACATTCCGCACAAGGACCTGACATTTAAAGGATACCGCCGCAAAAACGGCGATGTGGGAGTACGCAACGAAATATGGATTATCCCCACGGTGGGTTGCGTAAACGGCATTGTCAACCAACTGGCAGAAGGCCTGCGCCGCGAGACAGACGGCAAAGGCGTGGATGCAATCATGGCATTCCCGCACAACTACGGCTGTTCGCAACTGGGCGATGACCACGAAAACACCAAGAAAATACTGCGCGACATGGTGCTGCACCCCAATGCAGGCGCCGTGCTTGTGGTAGGTTTGGGATGCGAAAACAACCAGCCGGATGTATTCCGCGAGTTTTTGGGTGAATACGATTCCGACCGTGTAAAGTTCATGGTGACGCAAAAAGTGGGCGACGAATACGAAGAAGGCATGAAACTGCTGCGCGAACTCTACGCGAAAGCCAGCAAGGACGAACGTGTGGACGTGCCTCTGAGCGAATTGCGTGTAGGTTTGAAATGCGGCGGTTCCGACGGATTCTCCGGCATTACGGCTAATCCGCTGCTGGGCATGTTCTCCGACTTCCTCATTGCACAAGGCGGTACGAGTGTATTGACGGAAGTGCCCGAAATGTTCGGTGCGGAAACAATCCTGATGAACCGTTGCCGCAACAAAGAACTGTTTGAAGAAACCGTAAAGCTGATTAACGACTTCAAGGAATACTTCCTCTCGCATGGCGAACCGGTAGGTGAGAATCCGTCGCCGGGCAACAAGGCAGGTGGTATCTCCACACTGGAAGACAAGGCTTTGGGATGCACCCAGAAGTGCGGCAAGAGCTATGTGGAAGGTGTACTTCCTTATGGCGAACGCCTGAAAGTAAAAGGCCTGAACCTGCTTTCCGCTCCGGGAAACGACCTGGTTGCCGCCACCGCCCTGGCTTCGTGCGGATGCCACATGGTATTGTTTACAACAGGCCGCGGAACGCCGTTCGGAACGTACGTACCGACCATGAAGATTTCCACCAACTCCACCCTCGCCAAGAACAAACCGGGCTGGATTGACTTCAACGCCGGCGTTATCCTTGAAAACGAACCGATGGAAAAGACTTGCGAACGTTTCGTCGACTACGTTATCCGCGTAGCAAGCGGCGAGTTTGTGAACAATGAAAAGAAAGGTTATAAAGAAATCGCCATTTTCAAGACAGGGGTGACACTGTAA
- a CDS encoding LacI family DNA-binding transcriptional regulator codes for MSKTMNTPERIRIKDIAKMADVSVGTVDRVIHGRSGVSEASRKRVEEILEKLNYQPNMYASALASNKKYAFACLLPQHETGEYWTEVESGIHEALTTYSDFNITVKLRYYDPYDYRSFAREARSIVEMTPDGVLFAPTAPQYTTPFTDELEKLDIPYIYIDSNIKEAPALSFFGQNSHQSGYFAARMLMLLAGEDAQEIVIFRKINEGIVGSNQQERREIGFREYMREHHPGCRIWELDLHAKRDGEDAQMLDDFFRAHPTVKNGITFNSKAYIIGEYLQRHRKTDFNLMGYDLLKRNVDCLKEGSIFFLIAQQPTLQGFDGIKALCDHLILKKEIARENFMPIDLLTKENIEFYYNR; via the coding sequence ATGAGTAAAACCATGAATACGCCGGAAAGAATAAGAATCAAAGACATCGCCAAGATGGCCGATGTGTCGGTAGGAACCGTAGACCGCGTCATCCACGGACGTAGCGGAGTGTCGGAAGCCAGCCGCAAACGCGTGGAAGAAATTCTGGAGAAACTGAACTACCAGCCCAATATGTACGCCAGCGCATTGGCTTCCAACAAGAAGTACGCCTTTGCTTGCCTGCTACCCCAGCACGAAACCGGAGAATATTGGACCGAAGTGGAAAGCGGCATACACGAAGCGCTGACCACCTACTCGGATTTCAACATCACTGTGAAGCTGAGGTACTACGACCCGTACGATTACCGCTCCTTCGCCCGGGAAGCCCGCAGTATCGTGGAAATGACGCCCGACGGTGTGTTGTTTGCCCCCACTGCCCCGCAGTACACCACTCCCTTTACCGATGAACTTGAAAAGCTGGATATACCTTATATATATATAGACTCGAATATCAAGGAAGCTCCCGCCCTCTCTTTCTTCGGACAGAATTCACACCAAAGCGGGTATTTTGCCGCACGTATGCTGATGCTGCTTGCCGGTGAGGATGCACAGGAAATCGTTATCTTCCGCAAGATAAACGAAGGCATTGTAGGTTCGAACCAACAGGAACGGCGGGAAATCGGTTTCCGAGAATATATGCGCGAGCATCATCCCGGCTGTCGCATCTGGGAACTGGACTTGCACGCCAAACGCGACGGTGAAGATGCACAGATGCTGGATGATTTCTTCCGCGCCCATCCCACCGTAAAAAACGGCATCACATTCAACTCCAAAGCATACATCATCGGAGAGTACCTGCAAAGACACCGGAAAACGGATTTCAACCTCATGGGGTACGACCTGCTGAAACGCAATGTGGACTGCCTGAAAGAAGGAAGCATTTTCTTCCTTATTGCCCAACAGCCTACCCTGCAGGGCTTCGACGGCATCAAAGCGCTGTGCGACCACCTGATTCTGAAAAAAGAAATCGCAAGGGAGAACTTCATGCCGATTGACTTGCTGACAAAAGAAAATATAGAATTCTATTATAACAGATAA
- a CDS encoding sugar kinase produces the protein MGKKVVTLGEIMLRLSTPGNTRFVQSDSFDVVYGGGEANVAVSCANYGHDAYFVTKLPKHEIGQSAVNALRKYGVKTDFIARGGDRVGIYYLETGASMRPSKVIYDRAHSAIAEADAADFDFDAIMEGADWFHWSGITPAISDKAAELTRLACEAAKRHGVTVSVDLNFRKKLWTKEKAQSIMKPLMQYVDVCIGNEEDAELCLGFKPDADVEGGKTDAEGYKGIFKAMAKEFGFKYVISTLRESFSATHNGWKAMIYNGEEFYESKRYDINPIIDRVGGGDSFSGGIIHGLLTKPNQGAALEFAVAASALKHTINGDFNLVSVEEVEALAGGDASGRVQR, from the coding sequence ATGGGAAAGAAAGTCGTTACATTAGGTGAGATTATGTTGAGACTGTCCACTCCGGGCAACACTCGTTTCGTACAGTCCGATTCTTTTGATGTAGTATATGGCGGCGGTGAGGCTAACGTTGCTGTCAGCTGTGCTAACTACGGTCATGATGCTTACTTTGTAACAAAATTGCCGAAACACGAAATCGGTCAGTCGGCAGTGAACGCTTTGCGCAAATATGGTGTAAAGACAGACTTCATCGCACGTGGTGGCGACCGCGTAGGTATCTATTATCTGGAAACCGGTGCATCTATGCGTCCCAGCAAAGTGATTTACGACCGTGCCCATTCTGCAATTGCTGAAGCCGATGCAGCGGATTTCGATTTCGACGCTATCATGGAAGGTGCAGATTGGTTCCACTGGTCAGGTATCACTCCCGCTATCTCCGACAAGGCTGCCGAACTTACCCGTCTGGCTTGCGAAGCTGCCAAGCGCCACGGCGTTACGGTATCGGTAGACCTTAACTTCCGTAAGAAACTTTGGACAAAGGAAAAAGCTCAGTCCATCATGAAACCGTTGATGCAATACGTAGACGTTTGCATCGGTAACGAAGAAGACGCCGAACTCTGCCTCGGTTTCAAACCCGATGCCGATGTAGAAGGCGGTAAGACAGATGCAGAAGGCTACAAAGGCATCTTCAAGGCTATGGCTAAGGAATTCGGTTTCAAATACGTTATTTCTACATTGCGTGAATCATTCTCGGCAACGCACAACGGTTGGAAAGCAATGATTTACAACGGTGAGGAATTCTACGAATCAAAACGTTACGATATCAATCCGATCATCGACCGCGTAGGTGGCGGTGACTCTTTCTCAGGCGGTATCATCCACGGTTTGCTGACTAAGCCCAACCAGGGCGCTGCCCTCGAATTCGCAGTGGCTGCTTCCGCTTTGAAGCACACTATCAACGGTGACTTCAACCTCGTTTCAGTTGAGGAGGTAGAAGCGCTGGCAGGCGGTGACGCAAGCGGTCGTGTACAACGCTAA
- a CDS encoding bifunctional 4-hydroxy-2-oxoglutarate aldolase/2-dehydro-3-deoxy-phosphogluconate aldolase encodes MAKFDKIAVLNKIGSTGMVPVFYHKDAEVAKKVVKACYDGGVRAFEFTNRGDFAHEVFAEVVKFAAKECPEMAMGVGSIVDPATAALYLQLGANFIVGPLFNPEIAKICNRRLVAYTPGCGSVSEVGFAQEVGCDLCKIFPGDVLGTKLVKGLLAPMPWSKLMVTGGVEPTQENLTSWIKAGVFCVGMGSKLFPSDKVAAEDWTYVTEKCKEALAYIAEARK; translated from the coding sequence ATGGCAAAATTTGATAAAATAGCCGTATTGAACAAAATTGGTTCAACCGGTATGGTTCCTGTATTCTACCACAAAGATGCAGAAGTGGCAAAGAAAGTAGTGAAAGCTTGTTACGATGGTGGTGTTCGTGCATTCGAGTTTACCAACCGCGGTGACTTTGCTCACGAAGTATTTGCAGAAGTTGTGAAGTTCGCAGCAAAAGAATGCCCTGAAATGGCTATGGGTGTAGGTTCTATCGTAGACCCTGCTACTGCGGCACTGTACCTGCAATTGGGTGCAAACTTCATTGTAGGCCCGTTGTTCAACCCCGAAATCGCTAAGATTTGCAACCGCCGTTTGGTAGCTTACACTCCGGGATGCGGAAGCGTTTCAGAAGTTGGTTTCGCACAGGAAGTAGGTTGCGACCTTTGCAAGATATTCCCGGGTGATGTACTGGGCACTAAACTTGTAAAAGGTCTGTTGGCTCCGATGCCGTGGTCTAAGCTGATGGTTACCGGCGGTGTGGAACCGACACAGGAAAACCTGACTTCTTGGATTAAAGCCGGCGTATTCTGCGTAGGTATGGGTTCCAAGCTCTTCCCGAGCGATAAGGTTGCTGCCGAGGACTGGACTTACGTTACGGAGAAATGTAAGGAAGCTTTGGCTTACATTGCAGAAGCAAGAAAGTAA
- a CDS encoding glycosyltransferase, producing MEHLLYTLDWLLYILFAINVAYLLVCSLASLCRYKPFVTAPARTSKRFAVFIAAYREDAVILPTVHACLAQDYPDDRYDVVVISDHMRPETNAVLSSLPIKLLQVDFEKSTNTKSLQAALGYLDKAAYDIALVIDADNIIAPSYLSELNDAFSVSGVRVVQTHRVAKNLNTGMAYLDAISEEINNSIFRLGHVNLGMSAALIGSGMAFEYPLFYDAMMDNTSVGGFDRVLEMKLLYKSIHIHYLPDTIVRDEKIQKANSFYKQRRRWLSAQYYSFFEFANHLLPAIRSGKWDFCDKLYQQISLSRVLLLGFVFIISLAHSLFASPSACKWWGIFILLLLALALAIPRKYWKWRLLKAVCWVPYSFLLMLLNLFRLKEANRRFIHTTHGVD from the coding sequence TTGGAACACTTGTTATATACTCTTGATTGGTTGCTATACATTTTATTCGCGATAAATGTGGCATATCTGCTGGTGTGCAGTCTGGCATCGCTGTGCCGTTACAAGCCGTTCGTTACCGCACCGGCCCGGACAAGCAAGCGTTTTGCTGTGTTCATTGCCGCTTATCGCGAAGATGCGGTTATATTGCCTACCGTGCATGCCTGTCTGGCGCAGGATTATCCGGATGACAGATATGATGTTGTGGTTATTTCGGACCACATGCGGCCCGAAACCAATGCAGTTTTGTCTTCACTTCCCATAAAGCTGCTTCAAGTCGATTTTGAGAAGAGCACCAATACCAAATCCCTGCAAGCAGCCCTCGGATATTTGGACAAAGCCGCTTACGACATAGCATTGGTAATAGATGCGGATAACATTATTGCTCCTTCCTACCTGTCCGAGCTGAACGATGCTTTCTCCGTGTCCGGCGTCCGGGTGGTACAGACACATCGCGTGGCCAAGAATCTGAATACCGGTATGGCCTATCTGGATGCAATCAGCGAGGAGATAAACAATTCCATATTCCGTTTGGGACATGTCAATTTGGGAATGTCGGCGGCTCTGATAGGTTCGGGGATGGCCTTTGAATATCCCTTGTTTTACGATGCGATGATGGATAACACTTCTGTGGGCGGTTTTGACCGCGTGCTGGAAATGAAGCTTCTTTATAAGAGCATACACATTCATTATCTGCCCGATACTATCGTCAGGGACGAGAAGATACAGAAAGCGAACAGCTTTTACAAGCAGCGTCGCCGTTGGCTGTCCGCCCAGTATTACAGTTTCTTTGAGTTTGCCAATCACCTGCTACCTGCCATTCGCAGCGGGAAGTGGGACTTCTGCGATAAGCTTTATCAGCAAATCTCTCTTTCCAGAGTGTTGCTGCTGGGCTTTGTGTTCATAATTTCCCTCGCACATTCCCTGTTCGCGTCTCCGTCGGCCTGTAAATGGTGGGGGATATTCATACTGTTGCTGTTGGCGCTGGCTCTCGCCATTCCCCGCAAATATTGGAAATGGCGTTTGCTGAAAGCGGTTTGTTGGGTTCCTTACTCTTTCCTGCTGATGCTTTTGAACCTGTTCCGGCTGAAGGAAGCGAACAGGCGGTTTATTCATACCACGCACGGAGTCGATTGA
- a CDS encoding glycosyltransferase family 2 protein, translated as MERNIPEISVIVPVYNVEQYLAECISSILSQTFTDFELLLVDDGSPDRCGEICDEYAGKDKRVRVFHQENAGLSCARNKGLEHASGTYIAFVDSDDYVTSTYLQELYASLPADKSQRGTVICGFDKLFPDGSLHTVHVPQQTILPMDCSRVLAELVGKYVMYAWAKLYDNRLIKEHGIRFVPAVSGLEDMLFMLDYLPYSDYLLIRDTSTYIYRVGYSMATLSTCIKDFRSEYAAFSNYLERVCRYKETYRLEDSSLVGVWDSLTVFFHKILLAIYKKENHYSRKERIVFLRQLLSSHRRWIEECFSPRYKVDKFSRFLLVNVGAVAFDVWMRCLWGIKFRYMFGAER; from the coding sequence ATGGAACGGAACATCCCCGAAATATCAGTGATAGTGCCTGTATATAACGTCGAGCAATACTTGGCCGAATGTATAAGCAGCATTTTATCGCAAACGTTTACTGATTTCGAGTTGCTGTTGGTAGATGACGGCAGCCCGGACCGTTGCGGGGAAATCTGTGATGAATATGCGGGTAAGGATAAGAGAGTAAGAGTTTTCCATCAGGAGAATGCAGGGTTGAGTTGCGCCCGGAACAAAGGGCTGGAGCACGCATCGGGGACTTATATTGCATTTGTCGATTCGGACGATTACGTCACTTCCACCTATTTGCAGGAGCTTTACGCATCATTGCCTGCCGATAAGTCTCAAAGAGGAACGGTAATCTGCGGGTTCGATAAACTGTTTCCCGACGGTTCTTTGCATACCGTTCATGTTCCGCAACAAACCATCTTGCCGATGGACTGTTCGCGTGTGCTTGCAGAACTGGTTGGAAAGTACGTAATGTATGCCTGGGCAAAGCTGTATGACAACAGGCTGATAAAGGAACACGGTATCCGGTTTGTTCCTGCTGTGTCGGGATTGGAAGATATGCTCTTTATGCTCGACTATCTTCCTTATTCGGATTATCTGCTTATCCGCGATACTTCCACCTATATATATAGGGTGGGATATTCTATGGCTACATTATCCACTTGCATAAAAGATTTCCGCAGCGAATACGCCGCTTTTTCCAACTATCTGGAAAGAGTATGCCGATATAAGGAAACCTATCGGTTGGAGGATTCCTCTTTGGTCGGGGTATGGGATTCATTAACGGTGTTTTTTCATAAAATCCTGTTGGCAATCTATAAGAAAGAGAATCATTATAGCCGAAAAGAGCGGATTGTTTTTTTGCGTCAGTTGCTTTCATCCCACAGGAGGTGGATAGAAGAATGCTTCTCTCCCCGGTATAAGGTGGATAAGTTCTCAAGGTTTTTGCTGGTCAATGTCGGTGCGGTTGCTTTTGATGTGTGGATGCGCTGCCTGTGGGGAATTAAGTTCAGGTATATGTTTGGAGCGGAAAGATGA
- a CDS encoding glycosyltransferase family 2 protein: MMEQCVISVIIPVYKAEKYLSRCIASLLAQSFTAFELLLIDDGSPDNSGKICHDWAERDCRIRVLHQTNAGVSTARNKGLDEAKGEYIVFVDSDDYVGTDYLKHLYEERPLNLDSIVVQGFTIVSEQADRQYTTSFIPSVYTGRDVRELFLNDEMRDMRGPVAKLFSRVLIERLGLRFPAEISFGEDTIFNFQYLFHCRQVVVGSHVDYVYCDVPGSLTKRLNDFASEYATFKLYKSITVRLAGKLDLNVADMRTAFSFVVLFFQRALIADYRSAGKVPFSLRTQHLRRLAAEQRSFMKEFYHPGYKADKWGRQFLLHGFCFCYNLYMSILCSCLFRYVFGYSEKA, encoded by the coding sequence ATGATGGAACAATGTGTCATATCTGTAATAATACCGGTCTATAAGGCAGAAAAATACCTTTCCCGTTGTATCGCAAGTCTGCTTGCCCAGTCTTTTACAGCTTTTGAATTGTTGTTAATCGATGACGGCAGTCCTGACAACAGCGGCAAGATATGCCATGACTGGGCTGAAAGAGACTGCCGCATCCGTGTGCTGCATCAAACGAATGCAGGTGTCAGTACGGCCCGCAACAAGGGGCTGGATGAAGCGAAAGGAGAGTATATCGTTTTTGTCGATTCGGACGATTATGTAGGTACGGACTATCTGAAACATCTCTATGAGGAAAGGCCTTTGAATCTGGACTCCATTGTTGTACAGGGATTTACAATTGTGTCGGAGCAGGCAGACAGGCAATATACAACCTCTTTTATTCCGTCGGTCTATACCGGTAGAGATGTCAGGGAGCTGTTTCTCAATGATGAGATGCGGGATATGCGGGGACCGGTTGCCAAACTTTTCAGCCGGGTTCTCATTGAGCGGTTGGGGTTACGCTTTCCAGCAGAGATTTCTTTCGGTGAAGATACGATATTCAATTTTCAATATTTGTTTCATTGCCGGCAGGTGGTTGTAGGCAGCCATGTAGATTATGTCTATTGCGACGTACCCGGTTCTTTGACAAAGCGTCTGAATGATTTTGCATCGGAGTATGCAACTTTCAAATTATATAAATCGATTACTGTACGGCTTGCCGGAAAGTTAGACTTGAATGTGGCGGATATGAGAACAGCTTTCTCCTTTGTCGTGCTGTTTTTCCAGCGTGCATTGATTGCCGACTATCGCTCTGCCGGGAAAGTTCCTTTCTCATTACGGACACAACATTTGCGCCGGTTGGCAGCGGAACAGCGCTCTTTTATGAAAGAGTTTTATCATCCCGGATATAAAGCGGACAAGTGGGGCAGGCAGTTCCTGTTGCATGGTTTCTGCTTTTGTTATAATCTCTATATGTCCATACTTTGCAGTTGCCTGTTCAGGTACGTATTCGGTTATTCCGAAAAGGCATAG
- a CDS encoding glycosyltransferase family 2 protein — protein sequence MEILYSIIIPHKDIPCLLQRCLDSIPPRDDVQIIVADDDSSPDVVDFAHFPGSDRADVEILFTKEGRGAGYARNCGLARAKGRWLVFADADDFFLPGFLNVLDTYRNTDYDLITFRAETVDSDTLAPVPSRQVHNGKIAEDMDLEILKYRNDVPWAKMVSAELVRRYRICFDETVAANDAMFAAYVDYHARKVAACSGYVYCVTVRKDSLQYGVRSDTLLARVKVACRYNRFLLDIGRSDKVLYSYSRVTDCRKHFGSKGYCRALCIYLRFESWKNIYRTFAELLKSKFHCTSITKVL from the coding sequence ATGGAAATTCTATATTCAATCATTATTCCCCATAAGGACATACCTTGCCTGTTGCAACGGTGTCTCGATTCCATTCCGCCCAGGGACGATGTGCAGATTATCGTGGCAGATGATGACAGTTCCCCGGATGTTGTGGACTTTGCTCATTTTCCGGGCAGTGACAGGGCGGATGTGGAGATTCTCTTTACCAAAGAGGGCAGAGGAGCCGGTTATGCCCGTAATTGCGGACTTGCCAGAGCCAAAGGCAGATGGCTGGTATTTGCGGATGCCGATGATTTCTTTCTGCCCGGCTTCCTGAACGTATTGGATACTTACCGGAATACGGACTATGACTTGATTACGTTCCGTGCGGAAACAGTCGATTCGGATACACTGGCTCCGGTTCCGTCACGCCAGGTCCATAATGGGAAAATAGCGGAGGACATGGACCTTGAAATTCTGAAATACCGTAACGACGTACCCTGGGCTAAGATGGTTTCCGCAGAATTGGTGCGCAGATACCGTATTTGCTTTGATGAAACGGTTGCCGCCAACGATGCCATGTTTGCCGCTTATGTGGATTACCATGCCCGTAAAGTAGCGGCATGTTCCGGGTATGTTTATTGTGTCACAGTCAGAAAAGATTCATTGCAGTATGGAGTGCGGTCAGACACTCTTCTTGCCCGTGTAAAGGTTGCTTGCCGTTACAACCGCTTTTTGCTGGATATAGGGCGTAGCGATAAGGTACTTTACAGTTATTCCCGTGTGACGGATTGCCGCAAGCACTTCGGCAGTAAAGGATATTGTAGAGCTTTGTGTATTTATCTTCGGTTTGAAAGTTGGAAAAACATATACAGGACTTTTGCAGAACTGTTGAAAAGTAAGTTTCATTGTACTTCCATAACCAAGGTTTTATAA